CCGTCCACGCGCCGCTCCAGCTCGGCGGCGTGACGGCGCACCTCCTCCAGCGCCGCCGACATCTCGCCCACCGCCGCGGTGGTGGAGTGCACGTAGTCCGAGAGCCCGTCCACGCCGGTCGAGACGAGCGCCACCGAACCCTGCATCGCCTCGACCGCGGCCTGCACCGCCCGGACGCGCTCGTGCTCCTCGCGGGCGCCGCCCTGGACGCGCTCCCGGATGCGCCCCACCTCGCGCGTGCCCTGCTCCACCCCCGCGCTCGCGGTCTGGACGTCGCCCACCAGCGCCGAGAGGCCCTGGGTCATGCGTCGGAAGTCCGCCGCGAGCTGGCCGACCTCGTCGCGCGACACCGTCGGCGGGCGCACGGTGAGGTCGCCGGCGGCGATCCCGTCGGCCGCCTCCCCGAGCAGGCGCAGCGGCGCGGTGAGGCTCTGCGCGGCGAGCCACACGAGGAGCGCCGTCGCCGCCAGCAGCAGCGCCCCGAGCAGCGTGGCGTCGCCGAAGAAGGCGGACCGCCGCGCCTCCAGCGGCGCCTCGGACAGGAAGCTCACCAGCGTGCGCGCCCCGGCGGCGCGCCGCAGGCGCCAGCCCCCCGGCACCTCCTCGACCCCGGCGCCAGGGCCGCGCGCCTCGGCGAGCTCGGGCACGTCCCCGCCGGCGCGCGCCAGCACCTGCCCCTCGGCCCCCAGCACGGCGGTCGGCGCGCCGGTCGCGACGAAGACCAGCTCGGCCGCGGCGGCGGGCTCCCGCCGCTCGACCGCCAGCCAGCGGGCGGCGTGCTCCTGCACGGCCGCGGTGGCGTCGACGTGCTGGCGGTCGGTGTCCGCCCGGTACCGCTCGTACGCGACCCCGCCCAGCATGAGCGCCGTCATCCCCACCAGGCTGCAGCAGAGCAGGGCCACCTTGCGCCGCACGCTGCTGCCGCCCCACTGCCCGGAGGCGCGCAGCGCGACCAGGGCGGGCGCCACCGCGTTCGCCGCCACCGAGTACGCCAGCCCGGCCTGCAGGAGGGCGAACGCGACGGCGATCGCGGCGCCCGCCGCGGCCACGTCCCGCCCGAGATCCTGCCGCAGCTCCGCCAGCTCGATCCCGGCCGTGAGCACGGCGCTCGTCGCGAACAGCGTCGCCGTCAGCGCCGTGGGCAGGCGCAGCGCGGCCGCGGCGGCCTGCTCCCGGGCGGCGTCGGTCGCGGCCTCGCCGAGCCCGGCCGAGATCGGCCGGGCCAGCAGCGCGGTGGTGGCCACGGCGACGGTGAAGTAGACGACCGCCGCGACGAGGAGCCCGAGGTCCGCCGTGGCGCGGTGCACGCCCGCGACCGGGGCGAACACCTCGAAGCAGTACAGCTCGAGCGCGACCGGCAAGAGCAGGACACCGACGACGCGGAGGAGGAGCGGGCGGAGGAAGGGCATGCCGCCCGCGAGTGTACCGTCGGGGAGCCCCGTTCAGGCAGGCAGCGGCCGTGGGACGCGTGACCCTACATGGCTTGTCAGGCAACGGCCCGGATTCATGGGGAAAACCGCGGGACAGCCGGGACCCACCCCCTCCGTTTGCCGACCCGTTCGATCCGAAAAAGCCCCGATCATTCCGGGGCTTGGTTGAACCGACCCATGGGGTGTGCTACGAGCGATCCATGCGCATCAAGCGCCTCGATATCGTGGGCTTCAAGTCGTTCATGGACCGCACCGTCGTCGCGTTCGCGGACGGCGTGACCGGCGTCGTCGGACCGAACGGCTGCGGCAAGTCGAACGTCGCCGACTCGATCCGCTGGGTGCTCGGAGAGCAGTCGGCCCGCCAGCTCCGCGGCCGGTCCATGGAGGACGTCATCTTCAACGGCTCGGAGTCGAAGCCGCCGCTGTCGATGGCCGAGGTGCTCATCACCTTCGAGAACGACCGCCCGAGCGAGCTGCCGGCGCAGTACCAGGGGTTCGGCGAGATCACCGTCGGCCGCCGCCTGTTCCGCACCGGCGAGTCCGAGTACCTCATCAACAAGGTGCCGGCGCGCCTGCTCGACGTGAACGACCTGTTCATGGGCTCGGGCGTCGGCCGGACCGCCTACTCCATCATCGAGCAGGGCCGCATCGGCCAGATCGTCTCGGCGCGCCCCGAGGACCGCCGCTCCATCATCGAGGAGGCGGCCGGCATCACGAAGTACAAGAAGCGCCGCGAGGCCGCCGAGCGGAAGATGGAGGCGACGCAGCAGAACCTCATGCGCGTCGCCGACCTGGTGCAGGAGCTCGGCAAGCAGCTCGAGAGCCTCAACCGGCAGGCGCGCAAGGCCGAGAAGTACAAGACCCTCAAGGCGCAGATCCGCGAGCTGGAGCTGGCGCAGGCGGCGAGCCGCTTCCTCGAGATCACCGCCCTGCGGCGCGCGGCCGAGGAGCAGAAGGCGGTGGCCGAGGCGGAGGCGCGCGAGCTCTCGGCGCGGCTCGCCGAGGTCGAGGCGGCCATCGACGCGGAGCGGACCGCGCTGGGCGGCCTGGAGGCGCGGGCGCAGGAGCTCGGGCAGCGCGAGCACGAGCTGGCGAGCCAGGCGCGCGTCTCGCAGGTCTCGGTGGAGGCGGCGGCGCGCGAGCTGGAGGGCGTCGGCGAGCGCACGCGGGCGCAGGCGGCCGAGGTGGAGTCCCTGAAGGCGCAGGCCGAGGCGCTGGCGGCGGAGCGGACCGGGCTCGAGCAGCAGCGCGACGAGCTCGGCGCGCTGGGCGGCGCCGACGAGGCGCGGCTCTCCGAGTCGGAGGCGAAGCTGCGCGACCTCGCCCGCGAGGCGGCGGCGCTGCAGGAGCAGGCCGAGGCCGCCCGCGCCGAGGCGAGCGCGGCGCTGGGCCGGGCCGCCGGCCACCGCAGCCAGCTGCAGCAGCTCGAGCGGCAGCGCGCGGATCTGGCCGCCCGGCTGGCCAAGAACCGCGGCGAGGCGGACGACATCGCGCGCCGGTCGGGCCAGCTCGACGGCGCCCGCACCCAGTACGTCGACAAGCTGGGCAAGACCCGGCAGCTCAAGCTCCGCCTGGAGGCGGAGCGCGGCGCGCAGGAGGAGACGCTCGAGCGCACCCGCTCCGAGTTCATCCAGAACGAGGCCAAGCTCATCACCCTGCGCGAGGAGCTGGGCGACAAGCGCGCCCGGCTCACCTCGCTCACCGAGGTGATGCGCAACTACGAGGGGTACGGCCGCGGCGTGCGCAGCCTCATGACCCGCGCCGGCCAGGGCGAGGCGCCGAAGGACCACGGCATCTTCGGGCTGGTGGCGGACGTGGTCTCGGCGCCGCCCGAGTACGAGACCGCGGTCGAGGCGGTGCTGGGCGAGCGCCTCCAGTACGTCATCGTGGAGAGCCACTCCCAGGGCGTCGAGGCCATCGACTTCCTGAAGAGCGCCGCCGAGGGGCGCGCCTCGCTCATCCCGCTGGCGCGCCTGCGCGAGGCCGACGCCTCGCCCGCCGAGGGGCTGCGCGACCAGGACGGCTTCGTCGCCGCCTGCCTCGACGTGGTGCGGTTCGACCCGGCCTACGAGAAGGTGGCGCGCTTCCTCCTCGGCGACGCGGTCATCGTGCGCGACCTGCCGAGCGCGCTCGCCGCCTGGCAGTCGGCCGCCCAGAAACGCACGCTCGTCACCCTCGACGGCGAGGTGCTCGACCCGTACGGCGTCGTCACCGGCGGCCCGCTGGAGGGCGAGGGGCACGGCGCGCTGCAGCGGCGGCGCGAGGTGCAGGAGCTGGAGGAGACGGTCCGCCACTTCGAGGCCGACTTCGCGCTGGCGCAGGAGCGCCACCGCACCCTGCAGGCGCGGGTGCTGCAGCTCGAGGCGGCGCTCAAGTCCCTCGACAAGGACGGCCGCGAGAAGGACCTGGCGGTGCTGGAGCAGGAGAAGGACCTGGCCCGCATCGGCGAGGAGCTGGAGCGCAACGCCCAGCGGGTGGGGCAGCTCGAGGTGGAGCGCGCCGCGCTCGACGAGGGGGTGGCGGCGCTCGGGCTGGAGGAGGAGGAGCACCGGGTCCAGGCCGCCACCGCCGAGGCCGAGCAGTCGCGGGCCGAGGAGCGCGCCCGCGAGGCGGCGCAGGGCGCCGAGCGGATGAAGCAGGCCGGCGACGTCCTCACCGCGCAGCTCATGAACCTCAAGGTGAAGGTGGCCGCCGACGCCGAGCGCAAGGAGTCGCTGGCGACCGCGCTCAAGCGGCTCGAGGACGCCCGCCGCGAGGTCGAGGATCGCCGCGCCCGGCTGTTCGCCGCGCTGTCGGAGGCGAACGCCCGCGCCGCCGAGCTGCGCGGCCGGATCGAGGGGACGCACGTCGACATGGATCGGCTCTCCGCCGAGCACGGGCAGGTCAAGGAGGCGCTGGCGGCGGAGCGCGCCGCGCTGGAGGCGGCCGCGGCCGGGCTGCGCGCCCGCGACGCCGAGGTGCGGGCGGTGCGGCAGCGGGCGGAGGCGGTGGGCCAGGCCGCCGGCGAGGCGGCGCTCACCGCGCGCGAGCAGGCGCTGGCGCTCACCCACCTCGAGGAGCAGATCCACGAGCGCTGCCAGGT
The genomic region above belongs to Anaeromyxobacter diazotrophicus and contains:
- a CDS encoding methyl-accepting chemotaxis protein, with product MPFLRPLLLRVVGVLLLPVALELYCFEVFAPVAGVHRATADLGLLVAAVVYFTVAVATTALLARPISAGLGEAATDAAREQAAAAALRLPTALTATLFATSAVLTAGIELAELRQDLGRDVAAAGAAIAVAFALLQAGLAYSVAANAVAPALVALRASGQWGGSSVRRKVALLCCSLVGMTALMLGGVAYERYRADTDRQHVDATAAVQEHAARWLAVERREPAAAAELVFVATGAPTAVLGAEGQVLARAGGDVPELAEARGPGAGVEEVPGGWRLRRAAGARTLVSFLSEAPLEARRSAFFGDATLLGALLLAATALLVWLAAQSLTAPLRLLGEAADGIAAGDLTVRPPTVSRDEVGQLAADFRRMTQGLSALVGDVQTASAGVEQGTREVGRIRERVQGGAREEHERVRAVQAAVEAMQGSVALVSTGVDGLSDYVHSTTAAVGEMSAALEEVRRHAAELERRVDGAGADAEALATAGRRAQAQVGALDGLAGQAQGTIAGVSGSLSGLETSAVGSQLAAAQAAEIAERAGEVVGEAVAGMEALRSAVGDAKQRVTALGRRSDDIDQILDFIGEVAGRTNLLSLNASIIATQAGEHGKAFAVVAEQIRELAAQISSSTKSIARIIGAVRDDVDGTARLIDRGDELASRGVAQAQRSLGALQEIRTATARGHETAAAILQAVQAHAESTRAVSNLVSQAADSTRVLSDALQMVGRSVAAMEGVSKGVKAVAEKVARALDEQTGLGRRQLESLEQIDGMLADIRRAAAAHQGATRRVRDLLSQLTRTAQEQEGVVVELASVAERMGDRSQALAQSVGRFKI
- the smc gene encoding chromosome segregation protein SMC, whose translation is MRIKRLDIVGFKSFMDRTVVAFADGVTGVVGPNGCGKSNVADSIRWVLGEQSARQLRGRSMEDVIFNGSESKPPLSMAEVLITFENDRPSELPAQYQGFGEITVGRRLFRTGESEYLINKVPARLLDVNDLFMGSGVGRTAYSIIEQGRIGQIVSARPEDRRSIIEEAAGITKYKKRREAAERKMEATQQNLMRVADLVQELGKQLESLNRQARKAEKYKTLKAQIRELELAQAASRFLEITALRRAAEEQKAVAEAEARELSARLAEVEAAIDAERTALGGLEARAQELGQREHELASQARVSQVSVEAAARELEGVGERTRAQAAEVESLKAQAEALAAERTGLEQQRDELGALGGADEARLSESEAKLRDLAREAAALQEQAEAARAEASAALGRAAGHRSQLQQLERQRADLAARLAKNRGEADDIARRSGQLDGARTQYVDKLGKTRQLKLRLEAERGAQEETLERTRSEFIQNEAKLITLREELGDKRARLTSLTEVMRNYEGYGRGVRSLMTRAGQGEAPKDHGIFGLVADVVSAPPEYETAVEAVLGERLQYVIVESHSQGVEAIDFLKSAAEGRASLIPLARLREADASPAEGLRDQDGFVAACLDVVRFDPAYEKVARFLLGDAVIVRDLPSALAAWQSAAQKRTLVTLDGEVLDPYGVVTGGPLEGEGHGALQRRREVQELEETVRHFEADFALAQERHRTLQARVLQLEAALKSLDKDGREKDLAVLEQEKDLARIGEELERNAQRVGQLEVERAALDEGVAALGLEEEEHRVQAATAEAEQSRAEERAREAAQGAERMKQAGDVLTAQLMNLKVKVAADAERKESLATALKRLEDARREVEDRRARLFAALSEANARAAELRGRIEGTHVDMDRLSAEHGQVKEALAAERAALEAAAAGLRARDAEVRAVRQRAEAVGQAAGEAALTAREQALALTHLEEQIHERCQVELKWEVQRFHMQRPPSDAERERLEELKAQAERMGAINLTAIEEYDELSKRHAFLSAQKGDLEASMADLKAAIVKINRASRERFRETFDLVNEKFQQVFPRLFNGGRAGLALTQDPDGGGVEGGVEIFAQPPGKKLQSVNLLSGGEKALTAVSLIFAIFLIKPTPFCLLDEVDAPLDEANVGRYNELVKEMSKASQFILITHNKRTMEMVDTIYGVTMEEPGVSKLVSVKLSQREQSAAA